Genomic segment of Candidatus Atribacteria bacterium:
AGTTCATCTAAACTTAAAGTATCCTCAGCCATAAAAGATATATCAACCACATTTTTACCAGCTTCGATAACCGATCGTAACATATTAAATCCTAAAAAACCCGGGACAGCGCCAATGACGATACCTTGATCGGAAATTACCTTTTTGATTTCACCTGAATTTGATAGATCTGCCTTTATTCCCGGTATGCCTGCCTTTTTGGTTAATTTATCTAATTTTTTCTCATCAATATCTGCTACCATTACCTGAAAATTATCATCTTTAGCGAGGTCTCTCGCAATCAGTTCACCCACTAATCCACAACCTAATACTATCGCTTTCATAATATTTTTATTTCCTTTCCATTTTTTCTATTTATCACTTGATAAAAGCTTCATATATTCTCCGACCTCATCGATATTCTCGAATTCTTGTGTGGCTTTTATAATAGCCTCCATACTAGACGAAGAGATCTTTTTACGAGAATTAGCTCTAAATTTAGAAATAAGCTCTTCATCGCTAAGAGGCCTTTCCGGTTGACCTTTGGCAAAGTCTTCCTGTTTCTTAAATTCTCCCTGAGTACTTTTGATGGTGACAATAGCTCGTTTGACCTTGGGGAAGAGAGCATCGATCTCTGGGTTGGCTATTACCTTGATCTTCTCGAGTAATGACCAGACCAGAGGATC
This window contains:
- a CDS encoding saccharopine dehydrogenase, whose translation is MKAIVLGCGLVGELIARDLAKDDNFQVMVADIDEKKLDKLTKKAGIPGIKADLSNSGEIKKVISDQGIVIGAVPGFLGFNMLRSVIEAGKNVVDISFMAEDTLSLDEL